NNNNNNNNNNNNNNNNNNNNNNNNNNNNNNNNNNNNNNNNNNNNNNNNNNNNNNNNNNNNNNNNNNNNNNNNNNNNNNNNNNNNNNNNNNNNNNNNNNNNNNNNNNNNNNNNNNNNNNNNNNNNNNNNNNNNNNNNNNNNNNNNNNNNNNNNNNNNNNNNNNNNNNNNNNNNNNNNNNNNNNNNNNNNNNNNNNNNNNNNNNNNNNNNNNNNNNNNNNNNNNNNNNNNNNNNNNNNNNNNNNNNNNNNNNNNNNNNNNNNNNNNNNNNNNNNNNNNNNNNNNNNNNNNNNNNNNNNNNNNNNNNNNNNNNNNNNNNNNNNNNNNNNNNNNNNNNNNNNNNNNNNNNNNNNNNNNNNNNNNNNNNNNNNNNNNNNNNNNNNNNNNNNNNNNNNNNNNNNNNNNNNNNNNNNNNNNNNNNNNNNNNNNNNNNNNNNNNNNNNNNNNNNNNNNNNNNNNNNNNNNNNNNNNNNNNNNNNNNNNNNNNNNNNNNNNNNNNNNNNNNNNNNNNNNNNNNNNNNNNNNNNNNNNNNNNNNNNNNNNNNNNNNNNNNNNNNNNNNNNNNNNNNNNNNNNNNNNNNNNNNNNNNNNNNNNNNNNNNNNNNNNNNNNNNNNNNNNNNNNNNNNNNNNNNNNNNNNNNNNNNNNNNNNNNNNNNNNNNNNNNNNNNNNNNNNNNNNNNNNNNNNNNNNNNNNNNNNNNNNNNNNNNNNNNNNNNNNNNNNNNNNNNNNNNNNNNNNNNNNNNNNNNNNNNNNNNNNNNNNNNNNNNNNNNNNNNNNNNNNNNNNNNNNNNNNNNNNNNNNNNNNNNNNNNNNNNNNNNNNNNNNNNNNNNNNNNNNNNNNNNNNNNNNNNNNNNNNNNNNNNNNNNNNNNNNNNNNNNNNNNNNNNNNNNNNNNNNNNNNNNNNNNNNNNNNNNNNNNNNNNNNNNNNNNNNNNNNNNNNNNNNNNNNNNNNNNNNNNNNNNNNNNNNNNNNNNNNNNNNNNNNNNNNNNNNNNNNNNNNNNNNNNNNNNNNNNNNNNNNNNNNNNNNNNNNNNNNNNNNNNNNNNNNNNNNNNNNNNNNNNNNNNNTGGGCGGGGCTACGCGCTGGGGGCGGGGCCAGGCACCTGTTGGCGCAGCAGGTCGTTGTCCATCTGCAGGCGCTCCGCCTCCTTGAAGGTTTCCTGCAGGCGCTGGTTGCTCTGCCGCAGCTCCCGCACGTAATCGCACGCCTTCGACAGGATCCCGCCTTTGCTCtgggggggtgtggggggggggggggatgctcAGTGCGGGGTTTTTTTTGGGACGCCACGTAACCGAGCTCCCCAGGAACCCCCAACCCCTCCAGGAGCCCCCGGCCTCTCCTCCTAGGAGCCCCAAGGAACAACCACGGACCCAAGAGACCGCCCCTGGTACCCCCAGTACCCCTCACAGGGCTACAGAGCGCGCCCGAGGGCCTCTGCAAAGGAACTGGGGACGCCAAACCCCTCAGGAATTCCAAGCTCCAATCCCAGCAGCTCAAACCCTTCTCCAGGAGCCTCTGGGACCCCAAACACAACTGCCGGGGACCCCAAATACCCCCCAAGACCCCAAAGAGCCCCCTGAGGACCCCCCAAAGCCACCCAGGGACCCGAAAGACCCCAGGAACACCAAGTCCCATCTCTAGGGACCTTCCAGGACTCCCGAATTCCCTCCCAGGAGCCCCAGCCATCTCCACTCCTACAGACCCCAAAATGCACCCGGGGACCGAAGCCCCCCCCGGACCCCCCCTCTCTCACCGCCCCCGTCTTGCTGTTGTCGGCGTTGCAGTCGGGGATGATCTTGGAGAGCTGCACGATCCAGTTGTTGATCTTATCCCTCCTGCGCCGTTCCACTGcgaggagaggggagggggggggggacagggggGGGTCCCCCCCAAAGGcccagagccccccccccccccagccgcCCCATTTCCTGCGAGACTCCAACTCCCACGATGCACCGGGGCGACGCCTGCACGGCCGCCCTCCCAGCATGCACCGCTGCGCTGCtgaactacatttcccagcaCGCCTTGCGGCGCGGCTCCTTTCCCAGCCTGGTTGG
The genomic region above belongs to Numida meleagris isolate 19003 breed g44 Domestic line unplaced genomic scaffold, NumMel1.0 unplaced_Scaffold501, whole genome shotgun sequence and contains:
- the LOC110391772 gene encoding upstream stimulatory factor 2-like, producing the protein MMTPQDVLQTGTQRSIAPRGHPYSPKVDGTRVPRDERRRAQHNEVERRRRDKINNWIVQLSKIIPDCNADNSKTGASKGGILSKACDYVRELRQSNQRLQETFKEAERLQMDNDLLRQQVPGPAPSA